A stretch of the bacterium genome encodes the following:
- a CDS encoding zinc ribbon domain-containing protein, whose product MHDALKGNGCLVLILACALLWANFAWALPWNRITEELESTVAEELPIIEYAPLTYAGNTYNEVIYEIFDVAAAEDTWTCTNCNHENPADAKYCSACGTKKGEEAAATGLSDVSVCPKCGYVNEKEAEFCGGCGYDFYGAGPGAAGLEMVHVPGRGYVPKGTMIAPGHARTSIWVTGLLIWLLIGPGIAALGLSEKSKPKYIAGGTISGGGLIVFLIGLAVKTEPVYASRTTPGDDVQPRLAYARKSLEPDGLAVKVELPLFSF is encoded by the coding sequence ATGCACGACGCACTAAAAGGTAATGGTTGCCTTGTACTTATCTTAGCGTGTGCCCTATTATGGGCGAACTTCGCGTGGGCGTTACCTTGGAACCGCATCACCGAAGAGCTCGAGTCGACAGTCGCCGAAGAACTCCCCATAATCGAATACGCGCCGCTGACGTACGCCGGAAATACGTACAACGAAGTAATATATGAAATATTCGACGTCGCCGCGGCGGAAGACACCTGGACGTGTACTAATTGCAACCACGAAAACCCGGCCGACGCGAAGTACTGCTCGGCGTGCGGTACGAAAAAGGGAGAGGAAGCGGCCGCCACCGGCCTATCGGACGTTAGCGTTTGTCCCAAGTGCGGATACGTCAACGAGAAGGAAGCCGAATTCTGTGGTGGTTGCGGGTACGACTTCTACGGCGCCGGGCCCGGCGCGGCCGGACTAGAAATGGTCCACGTGCCGGGGAGAGGTTACGTCCCCAAGGGGACGATGATCGCGCCCGGCCACGCAAGGACGTCTATATGGGTTACGGGGCTCTTAATATGGCTCCTAATCGGCCCGGGTATCGCGGCCTTGGGCCTATCCGAAAAATCGAAACCGAAGTATATAGCCGGCGGCACCATATCGGGGGGTGGTTTGATTGTGTTTCTCATCGGCCTCGCCGTTAAAACGGAACCGGTTTACGCGTCGCGCACGACCCCAGGCGACGACGTTCAACCGCGCCTGGCGTACGCGCGGAAATCTTTGGAGCCGGACG